The DNA window GCCGCCGCCGCCGAAAGCCTCAAGGTCATTCGCCTGGAACTCGGCGGCAAGGCGCCGTTCATCGTCATGGACGATGCCGATATCGATGCCGCGGTGGAGGCCGCGATCATCGCGCGCTTCACCAATTGCGGCCAGATCTGCACCTGCAACGAGCGCATGTATCTGCACGAGACCATCGCCGACCGGTTCCTCGACAGTTTCGTCGCGCGGGCCGCTGCACTGCGGATCGGCAACCCGCTGGACGCGGTCGATCTTGGCCCCAAGATCAGCCGCCCCGAACTCGAAAAGGTCGAAGCCATGGTGGCCGAGGCCGTGCGGGGTGGCGCGAAGCTGCTGACCGGCGGCCATCGACCGGAGGGAGATGGCTTCGCCAAGGGGCATTGGTTCGAGCCCACCGTGCTGATGGCACCCTCGAATGCGGCGCCAATCATGCAGCAGGAGATTTTTGGACCGGTCGTACCAGTCATGCGCGTCGCCGATTTCGACGAAGCGCTGCGGCTGGCCAACGAGTCCGAATTCGGCCTCTCCGCCTATCTGTTCACCGGTAGCCTCAGCCGTGTCATGCGCTTTAACAGCGAAAGCGCCTTTGGCGAGCTCTACATCAACCGCACCTGCGGCGAGATGGTCCAGGGCTTTCATTCCGGCTGGAAGAGTTCGGGGCTGGGCGGCGAGGACGGCAAATACGGCTTCGATGCCTATCTGCGCAAGAAAACCGCCTACGTCGCGGCTTGAGCGGCCGTTGAATATCCGCGTTGTGCTGGCCTTGCCAGTCAGCGGCTATGATGCGGGCAAGCGGAGCGTGAACGTGGGCAGCCAGCTCGCTATCTTGTGGCTTCCGTAACGAGCATTTCGCACGGCCCCGGCCATCCTGAAATGGATCCGGAAACACAGGCGAAGCAGGATTCGCAACGGTAGCCGTCCGGCTCAGCCGGCCCTCAAGAAACTATCGCAATCTCTGCTACTAGTATCGGGCTCGGCCGCCCGACATATCGAAAACAGCGCCGGTGTTGAACGCACTGGCATCTGAGCAAAGCCACACCACGAGCGCCGCTACCTCGTTCGGATCGCCGAGCCGCTTCAGCGGACTTGCCGATATCATCGAGTCGACGGTCTCATTGCCGAGATCCCGGATAAGGCGAGTATCGATCGGACCCGGAGCGATGCAGTTGACGCGAATATCGGTATCGCTGACCTCACGCGACAGCGCTTTGGTAAAAGCGATGACACCGGCGCTGGCGGCGGAATAGGCCGCAAGGCTCGGCAGTCCCTCTTTCCCGGCAAGAGATCCCATGTTGACAATACGACCCTTGCCGGCTCGTCGCATAAGTGGGAGCACCCGATGAGTTACTTCGAACGTACCAAGGAGGTTGACCTGCAAGATTCGCTGCCATTCTGCCGGTTCGAATTCCTCGAACGGCTTATAGCTACCCAGCCACCCCGCGTTGTTCACGAGAATGTCGATCCCGCCGTCGCCCATGATGGTTAGCGCTTGCATGACGCTATCACGTTTCGTCACGTCCACTGAAAGAGAGCGTGTGCCTTCAAGCTCGACAGGCTCAATATCCCAGATCCAAACGTCCGCTCCGCTCAACGCGAGCTTACCAGCTATCGCGCGACCGATACCACGGGCGCCACCTGTGACGATGGCTGTTCGGCCCACAAAGTCATACGTCACCGACATCATCACCTCCATGAAACGCCAGTGCTTTGTATATTTAGCGCCGTATCATGAATGAAGTCGAGGAGAACAGATGGAGCCTAGCGTCAGAAGACGGCACTCCGCGTCGCGCGATCGTCAGGCGGTCAAGAAAAGCTAATGAGCCAAATTCACCGTTACCGACTTCGTCTGGATGAAGCTGTCCCATCATTTACTCCAGGGAAACTCCCAGCCTTGGCCGCTATGCCTGTAGCCACCATGTGACTGACCGAATGGCAGGCCGGGTCCTTGATTGACTTGAACCAGTCTGCCTGGCGATCTGGACAGTTTCGGGCGCGTCCCGGGTGCGTTTTTAATGCCCGCCGCGCTGCCTGACCACCAGGCTGCGCACCGCCAGCACCAGCACAGTTATGATGATCAGGATCACGGAAAGGGCAGCGATCGCCGGGTCGATGTTGTCGCGCAGGCCCATCCACATCAGTCTGGGCAGCGTGATGGCGTTGACCGAAGTGATGAACAAAGTGACGCCGATTTCTTCCCAGGACAGCACGAAGGAGAGCAGTGCGGCGGTAACAATGCCGAACTTGATGTTGGGCATGATGATGCGGGTGGCGCGCTCCCAGACCGTGGCACCTAGCCCGCGTGCGGCAAGGTCGATGCGGCGGTCGAGCTGGCTGAGCGAGACAAGGATCAGCACCGTGGCGAAGGGCACGGTCATCACCGAATGGGCCATGGCGACACCGAGCCAGGTGTCATAACCGAAAAACGAGCTGAAGCCCGAGATCGAGGTCAGCAGGAAGTAGAGCGTGATCGCCGAGACCACTGGCGGCACGACCATGGGCAGCAGCACGAAGCCGACGAGTGCCGCAGTGAAGCGCGGCTGGAACATCCAGACGCCGAGGCTGAAGCACAGTGCCAGTACCGTAGAAAAAGCGCTGCTGACGATGCCGATGCGGATCGAGAGCAGGATCGATTGGAGCCAGCGTGGATCCTCGATCAGCGCCCGGTAGTGGCGCAGCGACAGTTCGCCGGATGGCATCGCCAGCATGCGGCTCGGCGTCAGCGACACCGGGATGACGGCGAGCAGCGGCATCAGCAGGAACAATGCCACGAAGGCGGCGATGATCAGCGAGACGGGACCGGGGCGATAGGTCGGCATCAGATCAACTGCTTCGGTCTGACATAACGGAACAAAAGCGCCATCAGCGCACCGACGAACAGCACCAGCACGACGCTGATCGCAGCACCCAGGCCCCAGTCCGGGCTCTGGAATATCCTGAGATAAATCAGCTCGGCGATCATGACGCTGCGGCCGCCGCCGAGGATCGCCGGCGTGACGAAGAAGCCGAGCGAGAAGACGAAGACGATCATCGCCGCGCCGATGATTCCGGAGCGCGTCATCGGCACGAACACCGTCCAGAAGGTGCGCATGCGGCTGGAGCCGAGCCCGCGCGCCGCCAAGAGCACGCGGTCGTCGAGGCTGCGCATGGCCGACGCCAGCGGGAAGACGGCGAAAGGAATGAGGAAATGCGTCATGCCGACGATGACGCCGAACTCGTTGCGCACCAGCGCCAGCGGTTCGGAGACGAAGCCGATCGCCTGCAGCCAGGTGTTGATCAGGCCGCGATTGGACAACAGCGCCACCCAGCCGAAGGCACGGGTCAGCACGGAAATCCAGAAGGGAACGAGAATGCAGAACTCGGCGATCAGGCGCTGTGCCGGGGTTCCACGCACCCAGACGACGGTGATGGCATAGGCAGCGGCCACCGAAACCACGGTGACGACCGCCGCGATGCGCAGCGTGCGAATGAACACCGATTGCACCAGATCGTCGGTGAGCAGCGCCTCATACTGGCCGAGCCCGGGCGTCGGCAGCGTAAAGCTCCATTTGACGACGCCGAGGAACGGCCAGGCATAGGCCAGGACGAGAAACAGGAGCAGCGGCGCCATCAACAGCGCCGCGCCCATCCTGTCGGAGAGATAGGATCTCATATCGACCCGACTATCCCGGCTTGGTCAGGCCGAGATGATCTTGGTGTATTCGTCGAGCGCCGGCCCGTAATTCTTGGCGTACCAATCCATGTCGAGCGCGATCTGCTTCTTCATATTCTCGGGATCGACCGGGTTGATGCGCTTCTTGTCGGCGGGGATCAGCGCGTCGGCGGCCGGGTTGGCGGGACCCTGGCCAAGCTTGTCGAACATGACCAGCTGCTTTTGCGGATCCTGGGCGCTGGCGATGAACTTCATCGCCGCATCCTTGCCACCAGGATTGCCCTTGAGCACGGCGAGCGCACCGGGCGAGATCAGGCCCTGGTCCCAGATGAACTTGATCTTGCCGCCCGAGTCCTGCTCGATCAGCGAAGCGCGGGTCGACCAGACGATCGCCATCGAGGCCTCGCCATTGAGCAGCACGCTCTGGCTTTCGGCGCCGCCACCCCAATAGGCAACGACGTTTTCCTTGAAGGCGGCGATCTTGTCATGCGCGCGCTTGAGATCGAGCGGATAGAGCGACGCCGGCGCGATGCCGTCGGCCAGCAGGGCTGCTTCCCAGCTCGACACGCCCCATTTGTAGAGCGAGCGCTTGCCGGGGAATTTCTTCACGTCGAAGAAATCGGCCATGCCGGTCGGTGCGTCCTTGCCGTACTTCTCGGAATCATAGGCGATGACATAGGAGAAGAAATAGGTCGAGGCAGCGTATTCCCAGCCAAAGCCCTCGCGCATCTTCTTCTTGTCGACGATCGCGTAGTCGATCGGCTCGAGAGCGCCTTGGGCGCCGAGCGTGATGGCCGAAAACGGGTCGACGTCGACGAGGTCCCAGGTCGGCGCACCACTCTTGAACTGCGCGGCGATGGCGCCTTCGGTCGGACCCGAACCGTCCATCTTGACGGTGATGCCGGTGTCCTTGGTGAAGGCCTGGCCGTAGGCCGCGTCATAGGCCGTGATGGCGTCACCGCCCCAGTTGACCAGCACCAGCTCCTTGGCCTGCGCAAAGGCACCTGTCGAGCGCAGCAGCATCGGCGTGCCAGCCAGCACGAGTGCCGCCAGCTGCGTGAATTGCCGGCGCGAAATCTCGCCGCGCCCTGCCCTGGCGGACAGGCTCTCGATGGCTTGTTTCTTGGTATCATGTGTCATGTCAGTTCCCCTTTTTTGTCGTTGATAAATACTGGAAAACGGTGGTGCGCGTGTTTCGCCGCACCGTTCGTCATTGTCCTCCGTGCGGAAGGAGGAAACCCTTTTCCGCCGGCCAGGTGAGCCAGACGGAGTTGCCCTTGCTGAGAGCGGCGGCCGCCACCTCGTTGGGCACCGAGACAGTGACCTTCGCACCTTGCCGTGTCGTCAGGTCGAGCCGCGTCGCAGCACCCAGATAGGTGGAGTTGGTGGCTGTCGCGGCGATGCCGTTCTCGCCGGCTGTCGCCTCGCCTGATATCGACATGTATTCGGGCCGGATTGCCAGGATCGCATCGCCGCGCACCAGTTCGGCCTTGCAGCGCATGGAGACCGCGCGGTCTTCGCAGAGGCCGGTCGAGCCATTGTCGGCGGGCTTGACGCCCTTCAGCGGCAGCATGTTGATCTCGCCGAGGAACTCGGCGACGAAGCGGTTGTCCGGCCGGTCGTAGACTTCGTCGGGCGCTCCGACCTGCAGCAGTTTGCCGTGGTTGAAGATGGCAACGCGCGACGAAAGCGCCAACGCCTCGCTCTGGTCGTGGGTGACGAAGACGAAGGTGGTGCCGGTCTCCTGGTGCAGCCGCTTCATCTCGGCCTGCATCTGGCCGCGCAGGCCCTTGTCGAGCGCGGAAAACGGCTCATCGAGCAACAGCACGCCCGGCTCGAACACCAACGCCCGCGCCAGCGCCACGCGCTGCTGCTGACCGCCGGACAGTTGCGCCGGCAGTTTTTTCTCGTGGCCCTTGAGGCCGACACGCTCGATCATCTCGCCGACCCGGCGCTTGATGTCTGCCGCCGATTTCTTGCGCACCTTGAGCGGGAAGGCGATGTTGGCTTCGACGCTCATATGCGGGAACAGTGCGTAGCCCTGGAACACCATGCCGGCGGCGCGTTGCTCGGCCGGCCGGTCGGTGATGTCGACGCCGTCGCTGAACAGCTTGCCCTCGGTCGGTTGCACGAAGCCGGCAAGGATCATCAGGAAAGTGGTCTTGCCCGAACCGGACGGCCCGAGCAGGGTCAGGAACTCGCCACGGCCGATATCGAGCGACAGATTGTCCAGCGCTCGGAACGAGCCGAAGCTCTTGCCGATCCCGATTGCCTTGATCTCTGCGGCACGGCCGGGTTGCTGCATACTGCCCTTTCCCTAACGCTTGTCGAAATCGTAGGCAGGGTGCCGGCTCACCGCAACCGAATAGTTTTCGCGTGATCGGCAAATTTCATTCATCTATGCCGAGATGACGCCGCCCTGCCCTCAATACGGCAGAATGCGGTTCTCCTGGAGTTTCGACCTCAGCCAGCCCGCGAACGCTTCCAGCACCGGATGCGAAGCCTTGGCGTGTTCGGAGACCAGGAAATAGGAGCGCGGCGACTTGATCGCGATGTCGAACGGCCTGACCAGCCGGCCTTCGCTCAGCGCCCGGCGGCTAGTCAACTCGTCGCCCATGGCGATGCCCTGGCCGGCAATCGCCGCCGAAAAGACGAGGTTCATGTCGGAAAAGAAGATGCCACCCTCGGTGTCGGGGTTTTCCACCTTGGACAGGGCCAGCCAGCGCGCCCAATCCTCGGTGTCGTCGAGATGCAGCAGATTGGCGCGCAACACGTCCGATGGCCGGGAAAAACCGCCGACCTTGTTCAGCAGGGTTGGGCTGCAGAGCGGCGTGAACGAGATTTCGCAGAGCGGTTCGACCGCCCGGTTCGGCCAATTGCCGACACCAAACGCAATGAAGGCATCGGCATCGGCATTGCTGACATCGTCGAGCCGTCGCGGCGTCAGGATGCGCAGCGCGACATCGGGGTACATCTGCCGGAACTCGCCGATATGGGTGCACAGGAACAACGAGGCGAAGCCGGGCGTGCAGCTGACGGCGAACGAACCGCCGACGCCGGTGCCGGCATCGCGCGTCACCGCATCGCCGAGAACGGTGAGCGCCTTGCGCACGTCACTGGCATAGCGCTGGCCGCGCGGCGTCAGCGCCACGCCCTTGCCGATGCGTTCGAGCAGGTCGAAGCCGAGGTCGCGCTCCAGCAGGCGAAGCTGGTGGCTGACGGCGCTGCGGGTCAGGTGCAACTCGTCGGCGGCGCGCCAGACGCTGCCGTGGCGGGCGAAGCTGTCGAGCGCGCGCAGCGCTTGTGTCGATGGTATGCGCAAGGGGCCTCAGGTGAACCGAATTTGCATGAGCCGGGAAAACATATCACTTTTTAGCGAACCGCTTCACTGCTTTCTTCTCATGCCATGGAGAACCCGGTGGCCACCTCGGCGCAAGCAACCGCCCTTGCCTGTCTCGACGGCATCCAGCCGTTGCTGTCCGCGTGGACACGCACCATCTTCGATTTCGGCGAGACAGCGTGGCGCGAGTATCAATCCGCCGCCTGGTATGTGGAGCGGTTGAAGCGCGAAGGTTTCTCCGTCGAAGAAGGTTCCGGCGGCATGCCGACCGCCTTCTGTGCGCATTGGACCAACGGTCCCGGCCCGACCATTGGCATGTACGCCGAATACGACGCGGTGCCGGGCAATTGCCAGGATGCCGCGACCGTCGAGCGTCCGCGCCCAGGCCTCTCCGAACATGCCGGTGGTCACACCGATCCGCATTCCGGGCTGGGCATCTCAAGCCTTGGCGGGCTGCTGGCCACCAAGGCGGCGATGCAGCGCCACGGCATACCGGGCACGCTGCGCTTCACCGGCGAGCCGGCGGAAAAAGTGCGCGGGTCAAAGCCCATCCATGCCGCCAAGGGCTATTATGACGGCCTTGCCGGCATGATCTCCTTCCATCCCTTCTACATGCTGCCACTCTGCAACACGGCGCGCTGGGACACGCATTGCGGTGCGGCCTATGCGATGATCTACCGTTTTGTGTGCGACGAACCCGAAAATTGGGTTCGCGCAAGCGACGGCGCACCGATCCCGCAGGCGCATTCGGCGGTCAGGGCGCCCGGCGCCAATGACGCACTGATGATGATGTACATGGCGTCCAAGGCGCTGCGCGATTCCATGCTGCCGCATCAGGGCGGCTGGTCGATCAGCGAAGCGATCCTGACCGCCGGTCAGGCGACCGCCGACAACCTGCCGGCGGGGCTGGCCGAGATCCAGTACATGATCCGCGCGCCGACGCTGGCGATGGCCGAGCAGGCGACGACTATGCTTGACCGCAATGCGCAGGCAGCAGCAGCGATGAGCGGTTGCCGCTATGAGAGGCATTGGGTGTCGAAGTCACGACCGGGGCTCGCCAACCACGCCATGGCCGAGATCGCCTATGGCGCGCTGTCGAGCGTCGGGCCGCCACGCTGGGACGAGGATGCCAAGGCAGTGGCGCGCGAAATACAGGTCAATGCCGGGCGCATGGCGAGCAACGAGCCGTTCATCGAAGAGCTGGAGCGCCTGATCGAGCCTCAGGCGGCGGAAGCGATCCTGCGCCGCGACCTGCCGCCCTCCCAGGTCAATTCGACCTCCGACGATTACACCGACATGAGCTGGCATGCGCCGACGGCGCGCTTCTATGTCGCCCGCCCGGCGCTGCGATCGGAGACCGGCTATCCCTATCCGGCCTGGGTGATGAACGCGCTGGGCGGCATTCCCGCCACCATCGACCCGATGGTCATCTGCGCCGCGAAGACCATCGCGCTGGCGGCCCTTCGCCTGCTGGAAGACAAAGCCGCCCGCGACGCGGCGATGGACGAGTTCGTCACCTGCACCGGCGGCGGCATCGGCGGTTCGAACTGGATCGCGCCGCTCTGCGACTACGAACCGCCGATTGGATTCCGCTGGCCTGAATATGTCACCACCCCGCGCGGACGCGATTGGTGGATACCGAGCAATCAGACACCCACTTCACGAGGAGCACCCCATGACCGTTCATGACCGCATTGTCGCCGAGCCGTTCTCGTTGCAGCGCCGCAACCCGGCCGGCGGCACCAAGCCGCTGACCGTCTGGGGCTTCGCCAACGAGACCGACGTGCTGACCGACGTGCTGCTCGGCTCGCCCAATTTCCTGCGTCATCTGTCGACCAGTTCGCTGTCGCGAAAGCATCTGCGCGAAGCGCCCTGCAACGTCCAGATCGCGCAGGCGCAGCACAAGGACCTGGTCGCCGCCTACGAGCATTTCGGCGTCAACATCCACTGGCACGAGCCGACGCCGGAACTGCCGATGCAGGTCTATTCCCGTGATTCCAGCGTCATGACGCCTTATGGCGCCGTCATCACCGCCATGGCCAACTGGTGGCGGCGCGGCGAGAACTATGCCGCGATCCGCACCTACGAAAAACTCGGCATCCCGATCTACGACATGGTCACGGCGGGTACGTTCGAGGGCGGCGACTTCAACGTCATCGAGGATGGCGTCGTGCTGATAGGCTGCGGCGGCGCCCGCACACAGGAGGAAGGTGCGCGCCAGGTGCAGGCCTGGTTCGACAAGGAAGGCTGGGAAACCCGCATCGCCTTCATCGACGAATACTATGTCCATATCGACCTGATGGTGGTGCCGATCGCCGAAAAGCTGACCGCCGTCTGCCTCGCCTGCACCGAACCCGGCATCGTCGATTGGCTGAAAGGCAAGGGTCACGAGATCATCGACGTGCCGTTCCAGGATACGATGGCGCTCGGCTGCAACTTCATGTCGCTGGGCAAGGACCGGGTGATCGCGCCGACCTCCAGCCAAGCGCTGATCGGCCAGCTCAAGGCGCGCGGTTTCGAGGTCGCGGCCGTCGACATGAGCGAGATTTCGAAGACCGGCGGCGGCATCCACTGCATGGCGCAGGCGCTGAAGCGCGAACCGGCCTGAGGACGATCAAAGCCCGACTGGTTGCCCTGGCCGCGTCGACTGAGACGGCGAACGCGCCGCCGTGGCGCGGCGCAGGCGACGCTTGCCGTCTGGTTTGTGAAATCCGGTCGCTCTCAACGCGAAATCCCTGCCAACAAGGTGATTGCCAGCAATCCTGTTTCGATTTTTGCGACCTCGACTGCAAATCGCCGTCCGATTTGGCCTGGCGTGGAACGCACCTGCTTCGCCTTGGCCAGCCGGCATCCGCACCCAATGGAAAGTAGAAACGGCTCCATTGCGATCGGCATTGCCAGGATTCAGTTATCCACAGATATATTTTATCGCGTGAGCGATTTGATACTGCCAACGACACTCATTCCGTGCACTCATGAACTTCTTTGGGCGGGATGGTTTCTTGGATCGATTTCGAGCTCAGCTCGCTGTGCTTGCAGCGGCATGGATAGGTTTTGCCTCTTCGCACGCTGCGGCGGCAACGTGCGAGGATGTCGACCCGAAACGGCCACAGGAACTGGTCGACTTCTGTGCCGCAGCCAAGGTCGTCGCCGGTTATATTACTGATTATACTGCAAAGAACTCCGGCAAGGACTTGCCGCCGGAGGTGCTTGAGAGGCTGGGCGCTATTGAGACGGCCTATTTCAAATTTGGCAAAGACAGCAACCCCAAGAGCTTGCTCCTCGATGTGGTACCGAGGCTCCTTGCCATCGTCGCCGCAGCTGAAGCACCTACGCTGAATGACGACAAGGTGCGCACCGCCCTCCGTGGCCTTGACGATCAGATCGACACCAAGCTGTATCAAGTCGACAAGCCGGAGGCGACACGTGCGCTTGCTGCCGCACAGAAGATTGCCAGCGAGTCCGTCGCGCCCAACCTTTTCGCCGATACAACCATCGCCGCCGCAACAAAGGCGCTGATTGTAAGCTTCATCAAAGTCTTACCGGTAGACGAGACGTTTGTCGGAGGCGTCAAAAGTGATGCTACCGCGTTGGCGACCAAGGTTGCGCTCGGAGCACCACAGCTGATCAAGGGCGCCCTGCCCAGCGCACCTACCGCTGTGGGCGAACTCAGGGCTTTGCGCAAGGAGATCGACAAAGTGACGGGAGCGCTGCAGCCGCGCATCCACGTGTACTATGCCTATTTTGGCGACGTAAAAGAGGTCAATGGCAACCGCATGTGTGATGCGACGTCAGCGATGCGCCAACTGTGTGAAGGTAATCTGTCTTGCGTACTGCCGGACAATTTCGCGACCCAGTTGTGCGGCTACAATCCGGCTCCCTTCATCGAGGATCGGGACCGCGGCGCCAGCATCTCCTACGATTGCCAGATTGGCGACGAGGATTTGTGGAGCCGCAACATCAAGGCGCCGCCTTCAAAGCTGATGTCAGACAGAGTGCCGAAACCGGTGGTATTGCAAAGCGTCAAGATGGGGATCGCATGCGGTCGCGCCCCTTAAATCTGGCCGGAGGGCGCGAATATCGCGGCTGGGCGGCGCTGGTCGCGATGATGGTCGCGACGTTGATCTCAGCCTGCAGCATAGTGGACACCTCGCCCGTCTTCGAACCGACCGGCTACTATCCCGTGCCCGACCGCAATTGCGAGAGTTCGCTGGGAAGCTACGTGCTGCCGAAGACCAAGCTGGTGTTCACGGTGATGCAGAACACCACCAGCAAGATCAGCGTGCTCAAGGATGTCACGACGCTGCGCGTCGCCGACAATCCGCAGCGCTACACATTCTGCCTCGATTTCCTCGAGAACTGGTTCGCCGACGACAAAGTCCAGGTGCGTCGCACCAAGGCTACGGAAACACTCGACGGAGCCACCAAACGCACGTCGGGCGGCTTCCTCGATCTGGTCGCCACCCACTCGGTCGACATGACGGGCGTGGTGCTGACCAAGATCATACGAGCGATCTTCATCTATCTCTCAGGTGACCAGGGTTTCATCTCGGGCCGCAGCGCCGCTGACCTCGCGAACAACGAATGGCAGCCCGTTCTGGTGCCGACGCTCGATCCGTTCGACGCCGAATCGATGGCGCAGTGGAACAAGTCGCTAAGGCGTTACGGCTTCTGCATCGCGCTCGCCGATTTCAGCTACGACATCGACGCCATCGGCTACGAAAGCTATTGCAGCGATCCCGTCGGCATCGAAAAGGCGCATCCCTCGCCCAGGGCGCCGGAGATCGCGGCGATCCGCAATGCGCCGATCAAGGCCGTTACCGGCATCTATTACCGGCCGCGCATCGCCTATCCCCTCACCATCTTCGTCAATTCGGATCCGCTCGGCCGCGGCGAATGGCGGCCGGGCAAGACCGTCTATGTCGAGATGGAGAACATCTCGCCGGTGCTCGGCCTGCGCCTCAACCGCGCGATGTTCGCGGTCAAGAAGACCGCCATCATCTTCGAGGAAGGCCGCCTGCGCAATGTCTGCCTGGTCAAGGGCAGCGAGGTCGCGGGCGCGATCAGGCCGGTGATCGAACTCGCCACCAGCCTGGTGCAACTGCCGTCGGCGACGATTACCGCCGAGATCACCAGACTTACGAAGAGCCAGGCCGTCTACGAAGCGGAGACCAAGGTCATCGCCATGCAGAACAAGCTGATCGAACTGAGGCAGGCGCAGCTCGAGCGCAACGCCGACGCGATCGCCAAGCTTGCACAAAGCAATGTTTTTAATGGCGCTGCCACTGATGGCGGCCTTGTCTACAGCGGCAAACGCATCGGCGACGCGACCCCCAGCCTCACCTTTGACGAACCATCCACGTCGGTCACCACCACGGAAATCGACGGCATCTGCAAAAAGCTCACCGACGGCGGCACCGAGACGGCTGCCGACGACACCACGTTCACCCAGTATTTCGACAGCAGCTTCACTGGCCTGGGTGAAACCAAGAAGCCGGGAACACCGTGATGCGACGGCTTGTCGTTGCTTTCCTGTGTCTCGCCGCCGCTCTGGCCGCCGGCGGATGCACCGCCATGCTCGACACACAAGCCTACACCCAGGAAGAAACGCCGAACGGCCAAGGCTGCATCGGCTCCGCGAGTGCCTATTCCTTGCCGAAAGGCGTGATCGAACTCAAGGTGGTCGAGCGGGAGGGCGAGCAGCAAAGCTTCGACATCGTCCCGGTCAAGGTCAAGTATGTCACCGACCCGGATTATGGGCCGTTCTGCCTCGACTATCTCGGCTCGGCTTTCGCCGAGGATGCGCTTGGCATCGAGAAGGATTCGGCGAGCGAGGCGCTGACCCGTATCGCCAACCGCTCCGTCGACAAGTCGAAGGACATCGCGATCTCGCTGCTGGAGGCGGCCGGCGATGCGGCGGCCGCGGCCGCCGGCGGTGGCCGGTCGGTCGACCTGGACTCGAAGATATCGCCGGACGCGAAAACAGCGGTCTACGCCAATTTCGAACTCGACCCGTTCGACTACACCCAGATGAAGATGATCAATGCCAGCCTGAAGAAGATCGGCTATTGCGTGTTCATCGACGCGCGCGACAACGTCTTTGCACCATCCTGGTCGAACGACATGTGCACCGAAAC is part of the Mesorhizobium loti genome and encodes:
- a CDS encoding amidohydrolase — encoded protein: MENPVATSAQATALACLDGIQPLLSAWTRTIFDFGETAWREYQSAAWYVERLKREGFSVEEGSGGMPTAFCAHWTNGPGPTIGMYAEYDAVPGNCQDAATVERPRPGLSEHAGGHTDPHSGLGISSLGGLLATKAAMQRHGIPGTLRFTGEPAEKVRGSKPIHAAKGYYDGLAGMISFHPFYMLPLCNTARWDTHCGAAYAMIYRFVCDEPENWVRASDGAPIPQAHSAVRAPGANDALMMMYMASKALRDSMLPHQGGWSISEAILTAGQATADNLPAGLAEIQYMIRAPTLAMAEQATTMLDRNAQAAAAMSGCRYERHWVSKSRPGLANHAMAEIAYGALSSVGPPRWDEDAKAVAREIQVNAGRMASNEPFIEELERLIEPQAAEAILRRDLPPSQVNSTSDDYTDMSWHAPTARFYVARPALRSETGYPYPAWVMNALGGIPATIDPMVICAAKTIALAALRLLEDKAARDAAMDEFVTCTGGGIGGSNWIAPLCDYEPPIGFRWPEYVTTPRGRDWWIPSNQTPTSRGAPHDRS
- a CDS encoding amidinotransferase, with amino-acid sequence MTVHDRIVAEPFSLQRRNPAGGTKPLTVWGFANETDVLTDVLLGSPNFLRHLSTSSLSRKHLREAPCNVQIAQAQHKDLVAAYEHFGVNIHWHEPTPELPMQVYSRDSSVMTPYGAVITAMANWWRRGENYAAIRTYEKLGIPIYDMVTAGTFEGGDFNVIEDGVVLIGCGGARTQEEGARQVQAWFDKEGWETRIAFIDEYYVHIDLMVVPIAEKLTAVCLACTEPGIVDWLKGKGHEIIDVPFQDTMALGCNFMSLGKDRVIAPTSSQALIGQLKARGFEVAAVDMSEISKTGGGIHCMAQALKREPA